The DNA segment TGCTCATGGGCACGTCGGGGGCGTTCATCGCGGTCAGCATCGCCGCCCTTAGCCAGGGCGGTCCCATGCTCCTCGCCAAGCTGGTCATCGTCTCGTCGCTGTTCCAGTTCCTGCTTTCCGCGCGGCTCCTGCTGCTGCGGAGGTTGTTCACGACGACCGTCACGGGCACGGTCATCATGCTGATCTCGGTCAGCGTGATGCCGATCATGTTCAACCAGTTGACCCTGGTTCCCGACGATGCGCCCCGTGCCGCCGGTCCGATCACGTTCGTCGTGGCCATCGCTGTCATGGCCGGGTTCGGCCTGCGGGCCAGGGGGATTGGACGGTTGTGGGCGCCGGTCGCGGGCGTTGTGGCTGGCTCGATCGTCGCCGCGTTTCTCGGGCTCTACGATTTTGAGCAGGTGGCCGCGGCGGCCTGGATCGGCGCCCCGGCCGGCGGCTGGCCCGGGTTCGACCTGTCCTTCGGGCCGGCCTTCTGGGCGTTGCTGCCGGGCTTCGTCATCGTCACGTTGATCGGCGCGGTGGAGACGATCGGTGATGCCGTGGGTATCCAGCGTGTCTCCTGGCGGACGCCGCGGGCGCCTGACTACCGGGCGGTGCAGGGTGCCGTCGCCGCCGACGGACTGGGCAACCTGCTGTCCGGGATCGCCGGCACCGTGCCGAACACGACGTACTCGAGCAGCATCTCGGTCACGGAACTCACCGGTGTGGCCTCGCGCCGGGTGGGGATGTGGATCGGGATCATCTTCCTCGGCCTGGCCTTCCTGCCCAAGGCGCTCTCCCTGATTCTCGCGATTCCCGGTCCGGTCGTCGGCGCGTACGGGCTGGTTCTGATCGCCATCCTGTTCGTGCTCGGGGCCCGTATCGCCGGTCACGGGGGGATCGATTACCGGAAAGCCCTGGTGATCGGCGTGTCGTTCTGGATCGGCGTCGGTTTCGAGAACGGCCTGATCTTCAGCGACCAGCTCGGCGGCTGGGCGGCCTCGATCCTGGGCAACGGCATGACCGCCGGCGGTCTGACCGCCATCGGTCTGACCGCCTTCCTCGAATCGACCGGCCCGCGTCGCCGGCGGCTCGAGGTCGAGGTCACGCCCAGGTCGGCCTCACGGATCGGCGGCTTTCTCCGGACCCTGGCGGAACGGGCGCGGTGGACGCCCGAGGCCTGCGATCGCCTCTGGTCGGCCGGCGAAGAGGCGCTGCTCAGCCTGGCCGGCCTCGACGAGGAGGAGGGCGGCCGGAAGCGCAGCCTTCTCGTGGTCGCGAGAGTCGACCGTCAGACGGCCGAACTCGAGTTCATCGCGGCGCCCGGTGGAAGCAACATCGAGGACCGGTTGGTGGTCATGGCGCCCGATGCCCCCGTCCCGATCGAGAACGAGCTGTCGCTGCGGCTGCTGCGGCACGTGTCGACCTCGGTGCAGCACCAGCAGTACCACGACACGGACGTCCTCACGGTCATCGTCAGCAGCGACAGCCAGGCACCGACGGGTCAGGTGGACACGGCGGGAATCTAGAGGAGCGCGTCCTTCCCGAGCGCTTCCTTCCTGTAGGATTCCGCAGCGGATGACCTCTTCGTGAAACGAACTGCGAGCCCCATACTCACGTGAGTCAGAACCCCCACCTGACATTCGTGGAGGAGATTCTGCTTCTTCTCCTGGACGACGAATCCGGCGCGATGAAGCGCGTTGCGCCCAACGTGATGGAGCTGCTGGTCGCCGGCGCGATCCTGATGGACCTCGCGCTGCGCGGACGCCTGGACTGCGACCTCCAGCGACTCGTCGTCGTCGATTCGACGCCGGTGGGCGAGGAGATACTGGACGGCCCGCTGGCGGAGATCACGGAGGCCGGCGACGAGGCCGACGCCCGCACCTGGGTGGTGCGTCTCTCGGCCAGGAGCAAGCAGGTCCAGGAGGCGGCCCTGGCGCGCCTGGTCGAGCGGGGAATCCTCCGGGTCGAGGATCGCAGCTTCCTGTGGGTCTTCGGCAGCCGTCGCTATCCGATGATCGACGACCGGGAGGAGCGGGAGGTCAAGCTGCGCATCCTCGACGTGCTCCTGAGCGACCGGATTCCAGCGCCCAGGGATGTCGCCCTCATCTGCCTGGCCGACGCGTCGAACGCGTTCCAGGTCATCCTGAGCCCGCAGGAGCTACGGCACGCCGCGGCCCGGATCGAACTCGTGCGCGGCTTCGATCTGATCGGCCAGGCGATGGGTCGGGCGATCCAGAAATCCGTTCAGGACATTGCCGCCGCGACGGCGACGGCGCATCATCCGTTTTACTGAGAACAAACAAGACGCGAAGAGGTGTGCAGGTGATCGAGAGCATCAAGATCGGGAAGTCGGCGATCGGGGGCGAGACGGTTGGCGACGTGACCGTCTGGGTGCCGGAAGGGCGGGTCGACGCCTCGAGCGCTCCGGACCTGGAGCAGGCGATGACGTCCGGGATCGCGGAGGGCGGGGAGGCGGTCGTCCTCGACCTGAGCCGTACCCGCTACATGAGCAGCGCCGGCCTCCGCGTCGTACTGGTCGTGGCTCGTCAGTTGCAGACCTGCAACGGGAAGTTCGCCGTCTGCGGGCTGAACGACGAAGTGAAGGAACTGTTCGAGGTTTCAGGCTTCAGCCTGATCGTGGGCATCGAGCCGGATCGCGACGCCGCGGTCACCGCCGTCCAGCAGTCCGGCTGACGGCCTCCTTCGCTACAGCGTCCAGCCGTCCCGGTAGGTCGGCTGGATGTACTCGGGCGGCACTTCGACGCCGTTCGTCACCTTCAGCTTCTTCGGGTTCCAGACGATCTCCTGCTGGCTGCGGACCGCCAGGTTGCCGAGCAGCGCGGTCTCGGTCATCGGACCCGCGTGATCGGCGAAGTTGGAGCCGTCGGGATTCGTCGTGCCCGCCTTGATCGCGTCGATCCACTGCTTGTAGTGCCCCTCGGTCCGCTCGTAGACCTGAGGCAGCGGGTTCTTCGTGATCTTCTCGTGCAGTTTAGACGGGTAGATCGTGGGCTTTCCGGCGTAGATGTCGGCGACGATCACGCCCTCGGTGCCCACGAAGAGCTGACCGCTGTTGCGCGGCGGCCACTTGCCCTCCCACACCTTGGGCATCGCCGGCGTCAGGTTGCCGTCGCGCCAGACGACCGTCATCTTCGGCCGGTTGCCGCGGGCCGGGTACTCGAAGGTGATCCGTGTGGCGGCCGGTGCCGACTCCTTGAACAACGGCGTGGACTCGGCGTAAACGGACGAGGGATCACGCAGGTCGAAGATCCAGAACGCCGCGTCCATCGCATGGCAGGCGATGTCGCCGATGGCGCCCGTGCCGAAGTCCCACCAGCCGCGCCAGGCGAACGGGTGGTAGTAGTCGGGGTGGTAGGGGCGCTCCGGCGCCGGGCCGAGCCAGAGGTCCCACTTGACGTGGTCGGGCACCTCGTGAACTTCCTTGGGGCGCTTGATCGCCTGGGGCCAGATCGGCCGGTTGGTCCAGTACTCGACGCGGTTCACCTCGCCGATCACGCCGCCCTCGATCCACTCGCGGATCAGGCGCGTGCCCTCCGCGGCGTGGCCCTGGTTGCCCATCTGGGTCGCCGTGCCGGCCTTGCGTGCCGCCTTGCCGACCATCCGCGCCTCTCCGATCGTGCGCGTCAGGGGCTTCTGCGTGAAGACGTGGAGGCCGCGCTCCAGAGCCGCAATGGTGATCGCGGCGTGCGTGTGGTCGGCGGTCGAGACCAGCACCCCGTCGAGTTCGCTGTGTGCGTCGAACATCTCGCGGTAGTCGTGGTAGCGGGCCGCATCCGGGTGGGCGTTCATCGTCTCCTCGGCGCGCTTCCAGTCGATGTCGCAGAGGGCGACGATGTTCTCGCTGGCGACGCCGGCGACGTCGCTGCGGCCCTTGCCGCCGGCACCGACCGCCGCGATGTTCAGCTTGTCGCTGGGCGCCTCTTCGCCGCGTCCGAGGACGTGGCGGGGGACGATCATCAAGCCGGCGCCGGCCGCTGCGGCACCGAGCACGCTGCGGCGGCTCAGGTCTTGTTCGGGCATGAGGAAGTGCCTTTCTCGGTCTGGGTTCGTGTGCGGTAGGTTAGCGCATTCGATGAACGTGCTCCGCATCGTGGGACTGGGCATCGCCTGGTCGATCGGGCTCACCTCCGTGCCGGTCGGGGCGGAGACGAGGGAGCACGGCAAGTCCACCCACGGGGAGTGGCAGCACCACGGCGGCGACCACACGTCCAGCCGCTACTCGCCGCTGACCCAGATCGACGGCTCGAACTTCGGCCGGCTCGAGATTGCCTGGCGTTGGCGGACCGCCGACCACGAGGTGCCGCTGGACGTGTTACCTGGCTACGACACAGGCTTTTACCGCTCCGTGCCTCTGATGATCGGCGGTCGCCTGTTCGCACCGACCAGCCTGGGCCAGGTGGCCCTGCTCGACCCGGCGACCGGCGAGCAGAAGTGGGTGTACAACCCGAAGACCTGGGAGCGCGGCGGCACGACGATGCGGCCAGTCGGCGCCCGCGGCATCGAGTACTGGACCGACGGTGAGAAGGAGCGCCTGTTTGTCGCTACGATCGGCCGCCAGCTCGTCTCGGTCGATGCCGCCACGGGCCAGGCGGATCGTGCGTTCGGCGAGGACGGCGTGGTCGACCTCGCCCAGGACCTCGGCCCGGGCGAGTACGCGATCCGGCACATCACTCACGGCGCGCCGCCGATCGTCGTCGGCAACAGCGTGATCGTCGGCTCGAAGATCTTCGACTACTCGATACGGAGCGACGCGCCGCCCGGCCACGTCCGCG comes from the Acidobacteriota bacterium genome and includes:
- a CDS encoding Gfo/Idh/MocA family oxidoreductase, which translates into the protein MPEQDLSRRSVLGAAAAGAGLMIVPRHVLGRGEEAPSDKLNIAAVGAGGKGRSDVAGVASENIVALCDIDWKRAEETMNAHPDAARYHDYREMFDAHSELDGVLVSTADHTHAAITIAALERGLHVFTQKPLTRTIGEARMVGKAARKAGTATQMGNQGHAAEGTRLIREWIEGGVIGEVNRVEYWTNRPIWPQAIKRPKEVHEVPDHVKWDLWLGPAPERPYHPDYYHPFAWRGWWDFGTGAIGDIACHAMDAAFWIFDLRDPSSVYAESTPLFKESAPAATRITFEYPARGNRPKMTVVWRDGNLTPAMPKVWEGKWPPRNSGQLFVGTEGVIVADIYAGKPTIYPSKLHEKITKNPLPQVYERTEGHYKQWIDAIKAGTTNPDGSNFADHAGPMTETALLGNLAVRSQQEIVWNPKKLKVTNGVEVPPEYIQPTYRDGWTL
- a CDS encoding STAS domain-containing protein, translating into MIESIKIGKSAIGGETVGDVTVWVPEGRVDASSAPDLEQAMTSGIAEGGEAVVLDLSRTRYMSSAGLRVVLVVARQLQTCNGKFAVCGLNDEVKELFEVSGFSLIVGIEPDRDAAVTAVQQSG
- a CDS encoding GPP34 family phosphoprotein gives rise to the protein MSQNPHLTFVEEILLLLLDDESGAMKRVAPNVMELLVAGAILMDLALRGRLDCDLQRLVVVDSTPVGEEILDGPLAEITEAGDEADARTWVVRLSARSKQVQEAALARLVERGILRVEDRSFLWVFGSRRYPMIDDREEREVKLRILDVLLSDRIPAPRDVALICLADASNAFQVILSPQELRHAAARIELVRGFDLIGQAMGRAIQKSVQDIAAATATAHHPFY